Part of the bacterium genome is shown below.
ATACAACCAAAGCACCGGCGCCGACAAAGACGCCTTCCGCTACTGGGGGCAGGGCTATCTTTCGGGAATCAACTCGATCAAGGGATTCGATTTAACGCGAGGCAAGGATCAAGCGACGGTTTTGACTTGGATCGACCAATACTGCATGAGCAATCCGACGAGCAGTTATAATGGAGCAGTGGATTCGTTGATATTGGAGATTAATAAGTAGTCAAATTTCCGACTTCTGCACATCCCCCCTCAACACCTCCTCCAACTCCGCCCGACTAAGCTGCGTAAAGTCCACCAAGGCCGGCTCATCTTCAAAGAACTCAAACGACTTCCGCAACGCCGCCTCGTCGTGCAGTCGGAACTTGTCGGCCTTGGCGCGGATCTCCTCCCGCTTGCCGCCGAGGAAGGCCATGATGTCCTCGCCCATCGTCAAGGCCGACTCGAAGGTCTCGCGCTTGATATAATCCACCCCCACCTTGCTCAAGTCGTAGGCGTGGCGGCGGTTGCGGGCCCGGGCGAAGATCTTGAGCTTGGGGAATTCGAGCCGGGCCACTTCGGCGATCTTTAAAGTCGCCTCGTCGTCGTCCACCGCCACCACCAGCACCTTGGCCCGGGCCGCGCCGGCGGCGCGGAGCGTCTCCACCCGGGCGGCGTCGCCGAAATAAGCCTGATAGCCGAATTTGCGGAGCGACTCGACCTGCTCGGGATCGTTGTCCAGCATCGTGACCTCCACCCCCTGCCCCATCAGGAAGCGGCCGACGATCTGGCCGACCCGGCCGAAGCCGGCGACGATCACCGGATTGTTCTCGTCCATCTGGTCGAAATCCCGCTCCGGCAGCAGGCTCATGAAGCGCCGGACCAAACTGCGGCTGTAGAACTCCATCAGGAGCGGCGTCGTCGCCATCGAAAGGGCCACCAAGAGCGTCAGAAACTTGACCTGCTCCGGCGGCAAAACCCGAAGGCCGCCGGCGAATTGCAAGAGGACGAAGGCGAACTCCCCGCCCTGGCTCAAGGCCAAGGCGAAGCCGAGGCCCTGCTGCGCCTCCAAGCCGAACAGCCGCCCCAGCCCGAACAGCAAAATGGCTTTGACCGCGACCAAGAAACCCAAGGCGGCCAAGAGCTTGAGCGGCTCATCGAGCAAGAGGCCGAAATCCATCCCCATCCCGACCGTGATGAAAAAGAGGCCCAGCAAAAGCCCCTTGAAGGGCTCGATGTCAGCCTCCAGGGTCCGGCGATATTCGGAGCTGGCCAAGACCACCCCGGCCAGAAAAACGCCCAAGGCCGGCGAGACGCCGACCAGCTGCATCAGCAGGGCGATCCCGATCACCAGGGCCAGCGAGGTCGCGGTGAAAAGCTCGCGGAGCTTGGCCTTGGCGATGACCCGAAACAGATAGGGCGAGAGATAGCGCCCAGCCACGATCACGAGGGCGATGGCGCCGGTCACCGCCAGAGTTTGGGCCCAGCCCGGCAAGTGGCTCAGCATGTGGGGATGGGGCGCCTCGGCGGCGCCGGAAATCCCGGCGAGCAAGGGCATCAGGATCAAGATCGGGATCACCGCGATGTCCTGGAAGAGGAGCACCGAAAAAGCCGTCTCGCCCAAGGGGGTCTTGAGCAGGTTCTTCTCCTGCAGGATCTGCAAGACCAAGGCGGTCGAGGAAAGGGCGAGCGCCATCCCCGCCGCCAAGCTCATCCGCCAATCGTAGCCCAGCAAATGGCCAATCCCGCCGAAGGCCAGCGCCGTCGCCGTCACCTGCAAGCTGCCCATCCCCAAGATCGACTTGCGCATCCGCCAGAGCCGCGCCGGATCGATCTCCAGCCCGATGACGAAGAGCATCATGACGACGCCGAATTCGGCGAAGCTCATCACCTTCTCGCTGTCGCCGATCAGCTTGAGCCCGAAGGGACCGATCAAGACCCCCGCGATCATGAAGCCCAGCACCGCGCCGAGCTTGAAATGGCTGACCAAGGGCACCACCAGGCAGGCCGCGGCCAGGAAGATGAAAACGTTGAAAAGCAGCGCGCTATCCATGGGATGGCAGCCATTACCACTTCTTTGCGCTAATATCGAGGGGTGCGTTTCATCGCCGACGAGATGCTGGGCAAACTGTCCCGGTGGCTGCGAATGGCCGGATTCGACGTGGCCTATCGCCGGCAAATCCCCGACGAGGACCTATTGGAATCGGCCCGGGCCGAATCGAGAGTCCTCCTCACCCGGGACACCCGCCTCATTCAACGCTGCGATCCCGAGCAAAGCCTCTTCATCGGCCATGATCTGCTGGCCGACCAGCTCCAGGAATTCTTCCAGCGCTTCCCGGAGTTGAAATCGCAAGTCGTCCCGCTGAGCCGCTGCGTGGAATGTAACGCCCTCCTCCGGCCGAT
Proteins encoded:
- a CDS encoding HdeA/HdeB family chaperone, which gives rise to MKTLLTVLALFFAGNALAAPAVVFGPGGMPCSKYNQSTGADKDAFRYWGQGYLSGINSIKGFDLTRGKDQATVLTWIDQYCMSNPTSSYNGAVDSLILEINK
- a CDS encoding monovalent cation:proton antiporter-2 (CPA2) family protein, whose product is MDSALLFNVFIFLAAACLVVPLVSHFKLGAVLGFMIAGVLIGPFGLKLIGDSEKVMSFAEFGVVMMLFVIGLEIDPARLWRMRKSILGMGSLQVTATALAFGGIGHLLGYDWRMSLAAGMALALSSTALVLQILQEKNLLKTPLGETAFSVLLFQDIAVIPILILMPLLAGISGAAEAPHPHMLSHLPGWAQTLAVTGAIALVIVAGRYLSPYLFRVIAKAKLRELFTATSLALVIGIALLMQLVGVSPALGVFLAGVVLASSEYRRTLEADIEPFKGLLLGLFFITVGMGMDFGLLLDEPLKLLAALGFLVAVKAILLFGLGRLFGLEAQQGLGFALALSQGGEFAFVLLQFAGGLRVLPPEQVKFLTLLVALSMATTPLLMEFYSRSLVRRFMSLLPERDFDQMDENNPVIVAGFGRVGQIVGRFLMGQGVEVTMLDNDPEQVESLRKFGYQAYFGDAARVETLRAAGAARAKVLVVAVDDDEATLKIAEVARLEFPKLKIFARARNRRHAYDLSKVGVDYIKRETFESALTMGEDIMAFLGGKREEIRAKADKFRLHDEAALRKSFEFFEDEPALVDFTQLSRAELEEVLRGDVQKSEI
- a CDS encoding Mut7-C RNAse domain-containing protein gives rise to the protein MRFIADEMLGKLSRWLRMAGFDVAYRRQIPDEDLLESARAESRVLLTRDTRLIQRCDPEQSLFIGHDLLADQLQEFFQRFPELKSQVVPLSRCVECNALLRPIAKEEIREKVWPYVYQHQERFTTCPDCHRVYWEATHVAKIREKLHQLIFDSEETFPL